Proteins encoded in a region of the Vitis riparia cultivar Riparia Gloire de Montpellier isolate 1030 chromosome 7, EGFV_Vit.rip_1.0, whole genome shotgun sequence genome:
- the LOC117918361 gene encoding guanylate-binding protein 5, which translates to MEISCWVLAFWIFLCLFASGSSSIENFRQAFPIVEPDPGHTKLRLAREGLEAIERITTPIAAVAVIGPYRSGKSFLLNQLLSLSCYEGFGVGHMRDTKTKGIWVWGTPIEMDIDGVKSSVLYLDTEGFESIGKSNVYDDRIFALATILSSVLIYNLPETIREADISRLSFAVELAEEFYGRVKGQDVAFEPAKLLWLIQRDFLQGKSVQEMVNEALRHVPNYDGDKNIEQVNQIRDSLAIMGDNSTAFSLPQPHLQRTRLCDMKDGELDPAYVQKRDQLKEVVASIIRPKIVQGKPLNGKEFVSFMEQILEALNKGEIPSTGSLVEVFNKGILERCLKLYSERMGKVALPLSEKYLLEAHEGSRGEAMEVFDEQHFGRYHAKKSVTTLDEEIQKIYKNFILANEYQSSKLCEALYTRCEDKMDQLQVLRLPSMAKFNAGFLHCNQSFGKECVGPSKTNYEQRMTKMMQKSRSLFIKEYNHRLFNWLVAFSLFMVVVGRFVIKFILLEIGAWILFIFLETYTRMFWSAESLYYNPVWHFIVATWETLVYSPILDLDRWAIPICVLAAILVLYWRCYGRRKHGSRGLLPLYNNHKGGSNRRRSD; encoded by the exons ATGGAGATTTCGTGTTGGGTCTTGGCGTTCTGGATCTTTCTTTGCCTTTTCGCATCTGGGTCTTCTTCGATTGAGAATTTTCGTCAAGC GTTTCCTATTGTGGAACCTGATCCTGGTCACACAAAACTTCGTCTTGCAAGGGAGGGCTTGGAGGCAATTGAGAGAATAACAACTCCGATTGCAGCTGTTGCT GTAATTGGTCCATACCGCTCTGGAAAATCTTTTTTGCTCAATCAACTTCTCTCCCTTTCTTGTTATGAAG GATTTGGTGTGGGGCACATGCGTGACACCAAAACAAAAG GGATATGGGTGTGGGGAACCCCTATAGAAATGGATATTGATGGAGTAAAGAGTTCTGTGCTTTACTTAGATACAGAGGGATTTGAAAGTATTGGCAAGTCAAATGTATATGATGACCG TATTTTTGCTCTAGCGACCATTTTGAGTTCTGTGCTTATTTATAACCTGCCTGAGACG ATTCGTGAAGCCGACATTTCTCGATTATCATTTGCTGTTGAGCTTGCTGAAGAATTCTATGGAAG AGTGAAG GGACAAGATGTTGCCTTTGAACCTGCTAAGCTTCTGTGGCTTATCCAACGTGATTTTCTAC AAGGGAAATCTGTGCAAGAAATGGTGAATGAAGCTCTGCGACATGTTCCTAATTATGATG GGGACAAAAACATTGAGCAGGTTAACCAGATTCGGGACTCTTTGGCTATTATGGGTGATAATAGTACAGCCTTTAGCTTACCACAA CCTCATCTACAGCGGACAAGGCTTTGTGATATGAAGGATGGTGAACTTGACCCCGCATATGTTCAGAAGAGGGACCAATTGAAAGAAGTTGTTGCTAGCATTATACGTCCAAAGATTGTGCAGGGTAAACCTCTAAATGGAAAGGAGTTTGTCTCTTTTATGGAGCAG ATACTTGAAGCCTTGAATAAAGGGGAGATTCCTTCAACAGGCTCTCTTGTGGAGGTTTTTAATAAGGGTATTCTTGAACGGTGTTTGAAGCTATATAGTGAAAGGATGGGTAAAGTGGCATTACCTCTGTCAGAGAAATATCTTCTAGAGGCCCACGAAGGATCTCGAGGTGAAGCAATGGAAGTTTTTGATGAGCAACATTTTGGTCGTTACCATGCTAAGAAATCAGTCACAACACTTGACGAAGAAATACAGAAG ATATATAAAAACTTCATTCTAGCAAATGAATACCAATCGTCGAAGCTGTGTGAGGCATTGTATACTAGATGCGAGGACAAAATGGACCAGCTTCAAGTCCTTAGACTTCCTTCCATGGCAAAATTTAATGCTGGGTTCCTTCACTGCAACCAAAGTTTCGGAAAGGAGTGTGTTGGACCTTCAAAGACCAACTATGAGCAGCGAATGACAAAG ATGATGCAGAAGTCACGATCTCTATTTATTAAGGAGTATAACCACAGGCTCTTCAATTGGCTGGTGGCCTTCTCCCTCTTCATGGTGGTGGTGGGCCGGtttgtcataaaatttattttgcttGAAATTGGGGCATGGATTCTTTTTATCTTCTTGGAGACATACACAAGGATGTTTTGGTCAGCAGAGTCTCTTTACTACAACCCAGTTTGGCATTTTATTGTAGCGACTTGGGAAACCCTTGTTTACAGCCCTATCCTTGATCTGGACAG ATGGGCCATTCCCATTTGTGTGTTAGCGGCAATATTAGTACTTTACTGGCGGTGTTATGGGAGGAGAAAACATGGGTCGCGAGGACTACTACCTCTATACAACAACCATAAAGGTGGCTCAAATCGGCGGAGATCAGACTAA